From a region of the Coffea arabica cultivar ET-39 chromosome 3e, Coffea Arabica ET-39 HiFi, whole genome shotgun sequence genome:
- the LOC113737091 gene encoding protein LATERAL BRANCHING OXIDOREDUCTASE 1-like, with the protein MDMSILMQKPSIICTLKRSDDDSKLPGSLMLTKSVQVQCIINHWSQNTIELPSTGISHQFYPMGEVAIDPVFIQDLEHRPKIIRTEVEGIPLIDLSVLNSPDSSVSDDNLARLVSEIADASQKWGFFQVINHGVQSEYREKFFLASRKFFALPKEEKLKVKRDEVNPFGYYDTELTKNVRDWKEVFDISVDDPTFVPASHQPDDKELRQLTNQWPQNFPELREAYELYAEEILKLAFKLLELIALSLGLPKTRLNGFFKDHTSRIRLNHYPPCPTPDLALGVGRHKDGGALTILAQDDVGGLEVRRKTDGEWILVKPTPDAYIINVGDIVQVWSNDKYESVEHRVMVNSEKERFSIPLFFNPAYYTWVEPLEELINEQNPPPKYKAYNWGKFFSSRRRSNFKKLEVENLQIYHFRI; encoded by the exons ATGGATATGAGCATACTTATGCAAAAGCCCTCGATCATTTGCACCTTAAAAAGATCCGATGATGATTCCAAG TTGCCAGGTTCATTGATGTTAACAAAGTCGGTCCAGGTTCAGTGTATTATAAATCATTGGAGTCAAAATACAATAGAGCTGCCTAGCACAGGCATAAGTCACCAATTTTACCCCATGGGAGAAGTAGCAATAGACCCAGTTTTTATCCAAGATCTTGAACATAGGCCTAAAATCATAAGAACTGAAGTTGAAGGCATCCCATTAATTGATCTTTCTGTTCTGAACTCTCCAGACAGCTCTGTTTCTGATGATAATTTAGCTCGCCTGGTTTCTGAGATAGCTGATGCATCCCAAAAATGGGGTTTCTTCCAAGTTATCAATCATGGGGTTCAATCTGAATATCGCGAAAAATTCTTTTTGGCATCAAGAAAATTCTTTGCCTTGCCTAAAGAGGAGAAGCTCAAGGTTAAGAGAGATGAAGTGAATCCCTTTGGATATTATGATACAGAGCTTACTAAGAATGTTAGAGACTGGAAAGAGGTCTTTGATATCAGTGTGGATGATCCCACTTTTGTTCCTGCTTCCCATCAACCTGATGATAAGGAGCTCAGGCAATTGACTAATCAATGGcctcaaaattttccagaactAAG GGAGGCATATGAATTATATGCTGAAGAAATACTGAAACTGGCATTCAAGTTATTGGAGCTAATAGCTCTGAGTTTGGGGCTGCCAAAGACTAGGTTGAATGGCTTCTTTAAGGATCACACCAGCAGAATTAGGCTCAATCACTATCCACCCTGTCCCACCCCAGACTTAGCACTAGGTGTTGGTAGGCACAAGGATGGTGGTGCCTTGACAATTCTGGCTCAAGATGATGTTGGGGGACTTGAAGTCAGGAGGAAAACAGATGGAGAATGGATTCTTGTCAAACCAACTCCCGATGCCTATATCATCAACGTCGGCGACATTGTCCAG GTATGGAGCAATGACAAATATGAGAGTGTAGAGCACAGGGTGATGGTGAATTCTGAGAAGGAAAGGTTTTCGATTCCACTTTTCTTCAATCCAGCATATTATACTTGGGTTGAACCTCTGGAGGAGCTGATCAATGAGCAAAATCCTCCTCCCAAGTATAAGGCGTATAACTGGGGGAAGTTCTTCTCATCCAGAAGGCGCAGTAATTTCAAGAAACTTGAAGTCGAGAATCTGCAAATTTATCATTTCAGGATTTAA
- the LOC113736298 gene encoding F-box/kelch-repeat protein At3g06240-like, producing the protein MDRTSGTTGGRSTKIEHTPHQEFPSAPTQDLAIPSASLPILPDEVINAILLRLPVKSLVRFKCVSRSWLSLISSPEFIKAHLKFHTSRDSQRILIKGYVDVDDCVKQCSLNCLMCDEISTDVVMFDNLNWEVPSRTIVIVGSSNGLVCIDANVSGLFLWNPSTGKSKELPDLDVEVPEYSDQYYIIFGFGYDEVNDDYKVVEIICTFDDCAVLSSGRRDVNVYSMRNESWKRLGNFQGGYIAQEQCGIVLNGNLHWPLKKEGYLSICCVDLPSETYREMGLPNLDEYYDSDIDIFQGSLCMLCRHSNEYTHTDVWIMKEYGIRESWMKVLSIPHHESWAYPSYKLLCTSEDEKILLINGPDLVLYNAKDGSFKSYKVGLSSSSADLQFTLSDACVYVESLVSLNQEQQVQH; encoded by the coding sequence ATGGACAGAACAAGTGGAACTACTGGTGGCCGATCAACAAAAATTGAACACACCCCACATCAAGAATTCCCGTCAGCTCCCACCCAAGATTTAGCAATCCCTTCGGCCTCACTGCCAATCCTTCCGGATGAAgtcataaatgcaatcctattAAGACTCCCGGTGAAGTCCCTCGTGAGATTCAAATGCGTTTCGAGATCATGGCTGTCCTTAATATCAAGCCCAGAATTCATCAAAGCCCATCTCAAATTCCATACTTCCAGAGACAGCCAAAGGATTCTCATCAAGGGGTATGTTGACGTTGATGATTGCGTAAAACAATGTTCTCTCAACTGCTTAATGTGTGATGAAATATCTACTGATGTTGTCATGTTTGATAATCTCAACTGGGAAGTCCCCTCTCGGACCATCGTAATAGTTGGTAGTTCTAATGGATTAGTTTGCATTGATGCCAATGTAAGTGGTTTATTTCTGTGGAACCCATCTACTGGAAAATCCAAGGAATTGCCTGATTTAGACGTTGAAGTACCAGAATATTCTGACCAATACTACATTATTTTCGGGTTTGGTTATGATGAGGTCAATGATGACTATAAAGTAGTTGAGATTATCTGCACTTTTGATGATTGTGCTGTGCTATCTTCTGGGCGGCGAGACGTTAACGTTTACAGCATGAGAAATGAATCTTGGAAGAGGCTTGGGAATTTTCAGGGCGGTTATATTGCTCAAGAGCAGTGTGGTATAGTTCTGAATGGGAATCTCCATTGGCCCTTAAAAAAAGAAGGTTATCTATCCATTTGTTGTGTTGATTTACCATCAGAGACATATAGAGAGATGGGGCTGCCAAATTTGGACGAGTATTATGACTCAGATATAGATATTTTCCAAGGAAGTCTATGTATGCTGTGTAGGCATAGTAATGAATACACTCACACTGACGTGTGGATTATGAAGGAATATGGGATTAGAGAATCTTGGATGAAAGTGCTTAGCATCCCCCACCATGAATCCTGGGCGTATCCCAGTTATAAACTACTGTGCACATCAGAAGATGAGAAAATTTTGCTTATAAATGGGCCAGATTTGGTATTGTACAATGCGAAGGATGGTTCGTTTAAGAGTTACAAGGTTGGATTGAGTAGTTCATCTGCGGATCTCCAGTTCACATTGTCTGATGCCTGCGTTTATGTAGAAAGCCTGGTTTCACTGAATCAGGAGCAACAAGTACAGCACTAA
- the LOC113736299 gene encoding F-box/kelch-repeat protein At3g23880-like: MQAHQRPEYNILQEDPRPMPDLPQELIVDILTRLPVKSILRFRCVSKSWLCLIASPHFIKSHLTISTKVNNHARHGLLLAPIDAPTELYTCSLYSVLYQRSPVSAEKVQLPLQSKYPRLSFVGCCNGLVCLSEGSHDLILFNPSTRKSNVLPNSGIDVGKFKHMTYGFGYDEVHDDYKVVAIGYSCPYGMNCQTIVNVYSLRTNSWRNIQGYEGGFISSCSGVFVNGALHWLVVSEDGSISSWRIVSLNLATETYGEILQPNYEKGNVSFTPGVLEGNLCVFYNHYEVKFDVWVMKEYGLKESWTKLACIPYSVNFKGRASPLFVSEAGEILLKHDYSLMLYNGKDDIFTNRDLQMQGANYPGAAAVYIEGLVSPHIDEVGHKTCAQ; the protein is encoded by the coding sequence ATGCAAGCCCATCAAAGGCCAGAATATAATATTCTGCAAGAAGATCCAAGGCCAATGCCAGATCTTCCCCAAGAACTCATAGTTGACATACTCACAAGGTTACCAGTCAAGTCCATTTTGAGATTCAGGTGTGTTTCAAAATCATGGCTTTGTTTAATCGCAAGTCCTCATTTCATCAAATCCCATCTCACAATATCAACAAAAGTCAACAATCATGCCCGTCATGGCCTTCTTTTAGCTCCCATTGATGCTCCGACTGAGCTTTACACCTGTTCTCTTTATTCTGTTTTGTATCAAAGATCTCCTGTTAGTGCTGAAAAGGTTCAACTCCCCTTGCAAAGTAAATATCCTAGATTATCCTTTGTGGGATGTTGCAATGGGCTGGTTTGTTTATCTGAAGGGTCTCATGATCTCATTTTGTTCAATCCATCCACAAGAAAATCCAATGTTTTACCGAATTCAGGCATTGATGTGGGTAAATTTAAGCATATGACATATGGTTTTGGTTATGATGAAGTACATGATGATTATAAAGTAGTAGCAATAGGCTATTCTTGCCCCTATGGGATGAATTGCCAGACTATAGTCAATGTCTACAGTTTAAGGACcaactcttggagaaatattcAAGGCTATGAAGGTGGATTCATTTCTTCTTGTTCAGGTGTGTTTGTTAACGGAGCTCTTCATTGGCTAGTGGTTTCTGAGGATGGTTCTATTTCCTCTTGGCGAATTGTTTCTCTGAATCTGGCAACAGAGACCTATGGAGAGATATTGCAGCCTAACTATGAAAAGGGCAATGTTTCTTTTACACCCGGGGTTTTAGAAGGAAATCTTTGTGTCTTTTACAACCACTATGAAGTGAAATTCGATGTATGGGTGATGAAGGAATATGGGCTGAAGGAATCTTGGACTAAGTTGGCTTGTATCCCTTACTCTGTGAATTTCAAGGGTCGTGCTTCACCATTGTTTGTCTCAGAAGCTGGGGAGATCTTATTGAAGCATGATTACTCTTTGATGCTCTACAATGGGAAAGATGATATTTTTACAAACCGGGATCTGCAAATGCAAGGTGCTAACTATCCAGGTGCAGCTGCTGTCTACATTGAGGGCTTGGTATCTCCTCACATTGATGAGGTTGGGCACAAAACTTGTGCACAGTGA
- the LOC113737223 gene encoding F-box/kelch-repeat protein At3g23880-like, translating to MEQPPAPRELPPHLPDELVILEILPRVPVKSLLRFRCVSKSWLSLISTPHFIRVHLEKSSQNKDYSRLSLIAHTSAPRFAFKNCSVQSLLQEPVTHAANIDYPVEKAPSSISIVGSCNGLVCIVVDCEQIYIWNPSTRKSNKLKDSGFIRKQHCYTIYGFGYDEINDDYNVVAILRALNHVKIETKVYSLKSDKWRRIEDIPGCFPFYSWGKYVDRKLHWPGYSGKQDRAVVSFDLAQAKYGELKLPTNGEGASFPVLGVLGRCLSVTYEHQRSNTVDLWVMKEYGVMESWTKILTFPSFGIRGPVPLCISRNDEVSIQFGSTFRLYSLQDDSMGNPKTINMDGCRDATIYVESLVSASAAEKDERRYG from the coding sequence atggagcagCCACCAGCACCACGTGAATTACCGCCCCATCTCCCTGATGAACTCGTCATTCTTGAAATTCTCCCGAGAGTCCCTGTCAAGTCACTCTTGAGATTCAGATGCGTTTCGAAATCATGGCTTTCTTTGATCTCAACACCACATTTCATCAGAGTCCATCTCGAAAAATCATCCCAAAACAAAGATTACAGCCGCCTCAGCCTCATTGCACATACTTCTGCCCCACGTTTTGCTTTCAAGAATTGCTCTGTTCAGTCTTTACTGCAAGAACCGGTTACTCATGCAGCTAATATTGATTATCCTGTTGAAAAGGCTCCTAGTTCAATCTCTATTGTGGGTTCTTGCAATGGGTTGGTTTGCATTGTTGTAGACTGTGAACAAATTTATATATGGAATCCATCAACGAGAAAATCGAACAAATTGAAAGATTCAGGTTTTATAAGAAAGCAGCATTGCTATACTATTTACGGTTTTGGATATGATGAGATCAATGATGATTACAACGTAGTGGCAATTTTACGGGCTCTTAATCATGTGAAGATTGAGACTAAGGTTTATAGCCTAAAGAGTGACAAGTGGAGAAGGATTGAGGATATTCCTGgctgtttccctttttatagTTGGGGGAAGTATGTTGATAGAAAGTTACACTGGCCAGGCTATAGTGGTAAGCAAGACAGGGCTGTTGTTTCTTTTGATTTAGCTCAAGCTAAATACGGAGAATTGAAGCTTCCAACTAATGGAGAGGGAGCGTCCTTTCCGGTACTTGGAGTATTAGGGAGGTGCCTTTCTGTAACTTATGAGCATCAGAGGTCCAACACTGTGGATTTGTGGGTGATGAAGGAGTATGGAGTGATGGAATCTTGGAccaaaattcttacttttccaagtTTTGGAATTCGCGGTCCTGTGCCATTGTGCATTTCAAGGAATGATGAAGTTTCAATCCAATTTGGATCTACTTTCAGGCTGTACAGTTTGCAAGATGATTCGATGGGAAATCCTAAGACTATCAACATGGATGGATGCCGTGATGCAACCATCTATGTTGAGAGCCTGGTTTCAGCAAGTGCTGCAGAAAAAGATGAAAGGCGATATGGATAA
- the LOC113737166 gene encoding small ribosomal subunit protein eS19x-like, with protein sequence MESARTVKDVSPHEFVKAYAAHLKRSGKIELPPWIDIVKTGTLKELAPYDPDWYYIRVASMARKIYLRGGLGVGAFRRIYGGSKKNGNRPPHFGKSSDSVACHILQQLQAMKFIDHDPKGGKRITSNGQRDLDQVARRIVVTH encoded by the coding sequence ATGGAGTCGGCGAGGACCGTGAAAGATGTTTCTCCTCATGAGTTCGTCAAGGCTTACGCCGCTCACCTCAAGCGATCCGGCAAGATTGAGCTTCCACCTTGGATTGATATTGTGAAGACTGGTACACTTAAAGAGCTTGCACCTTATGATCCTGATTGGTACTACATTAGAGTTGCTTCTATGGCAAGGAAAATCTACCTGCGGGGAGGTCTTGGTGTTGGTGCCTTTCGCAGGATTTATGGTGGTAGCAAGAAGAATGGCAATCGTCCACCCCATTTTGGGAAGAGCAGTGATTCTGTAGCTTGTCACATTCTTCAACAATTGCAGGCCATGAAATTTATTGACCATGATCCCAAGGGTGGAAAGAGAATCACATCAAATGGCCAAAGAGATCTTGATCAAGTTGCTAGAAGAATTGTTGTAACTCATTAA
- the LOC113736494 gene encoding F-box/kelch-repeat protein At3g23880-like, whose translation MEELPAPLELLPHLPNELIILEILPRLPVKSLLKFRCVSKSWLSSISTPHFIKAHLEKSSQNKDHSHHSLIAHSSAPHIAFKNCSVQSLLQQPVTHATNVNYPVANTSSSISVVGSCNGLICIVVNCEQIHIWNPSTTKSNTLNDSDFIREKHCYTIYGFGHDEMNDDYNVVAIINPLNRVKIETKVYSLKSDKWRRIDDFPGFFPFYSWGKYVEGKLHWPGFSGKQDRAVVSFDLAQAKYGELKLPINGDGASFPLLGVLGRCLCVMYEYQWSSVDLWVMKEYGVMESWIKMLTFPSFGIRGHVPLCISRNGEVLIQFESTLKLYNLQGDSVGNPKIMNMDECCDAIYYVESLVSANANDKEDRRHG comes from the coding sequence ATGGAGGAGCTACCAGCACCCCTTGAATTACTGCCCCATCTCCCTAATGAACTCATCATTCTTGAAATCCTTCCAAGACTCCCAGTCAAGTCACTTTTGAAATTCAGGTGCGTTTCCAAATCATGGCTTTCTTCAATCTCAACCCCACATTTCATCAAAGCCCATCTCGAAAAATCATCCCAAAACAAAGATCACAGTCACCACAGCCTCATTGCACACTCTTCTGCACCACATATAGCTTTCAAGAACTGCTCTGTTCAGTCTTTGCTGCAACAGCCAGTTACTCATGCAACTAATGTTAATTATCCCGTTGCAAATACCTCTAGTTCAATCTCTGTTGTGGGTTCTTGCAATGGGTTGATTTGCATTGTTGTCAACTGTGAACAAATTCATATATGGAATCCATCCACGACAAAATCAAATACGTTGAATGACTCAGATTTTATAAGGGAGAAGCATTGCTACACTATTTATGGTTTTGGACATGATGAGATGAATGATGATTACAATGTAGTGGCGATTATAAACCCTCTTAATCGTGTGAAGATTGAGACTAAGGTTTACAGCCTAAAGAGTGATAAATGGAGGAGGATTGATGATTTTCCCGGGTTTTTCCCTTTCTACAGTTGGGGGAAATATGTAGAAGGAAAGCTACACTGGCCTGGTTTCAGTGGTAAGCAAGACAGGGCTGTTGTTTCTTTTGATTTAGCTCAAGCTAAATATGGAGAATTGAAGCTTCCAATCAATGGAGATGGAGCTTCGTTTCCGCTACTCGGAGTACTAGGGAGGTGCCTTTGTGTAATGTACGAGTATCAGTGGTCTAGTGTGGATCTATGGGTGATGAAGGAGTATGGAGTGATGGAATCTTGGATCAAGATGCTTACTTTTCCAAGTTTTGGGATTCGAGGCCATGTCCCGTTGTGCATTTcaagaaatggtgaagttttaaTCCAATTTGAATCTACTCTCAAGTTGTACAATTTGCAAGGTGATTCAGTCGGAAATCCTAAGATCATGAACATGGATGAATGCTGCGATGCAATCTACTATGTTGAGAGCCTGGTTTCTGCAAATGCTAATGATAAAGAAGACAGGCGACATGGATAG